A genomic region of Anaerolineales bacterium contains the following coding sequences:
- the merA gene encoding mercury(II) reductase: MAQYKKLDLDVRGMTCATCPNHVERALSQVEGVKSVDIPNWQSSKATVIAEAEVSEEALTASVERAGYHARVKTVSIVDDNVEQSGSTFSNGHGENNFDLLVIGAGSAGFAAAIKGADLGFRVGMVGHGTIGGTCVNRGCVPSKTLIRAAEAWHNAGHHPFKGINTQQGNLDWETVRSQKDELISQMRQSRYADVLAAYPNITYIEGFAQFTEGGKVQVGDTLYKANRYVIATGAQPRMVNFPGIEEAEPLNSTTLMELEQLPKSLIILGGRAVALELGQTMARLGVNVLILQRSTRLVPDHEPEIGRAIKDYLEQEGVSVITGVEVGRLSQDGDTRSVHARVLGQEREFKADQILMALGREANTKGMGLENRDVELEQNGAIVVDRYMQSSNPAIYATGDVTTNPEFVYVAAAGGSIAAQNALTDTKKPLDLSTVPGVIFTDPQIATVGLTEAQAKIEGIKVKTSTVSLEYVARAQAARDTRGFIKLVADETTNRLLGAHILAAEAGEVIQSATLAIKFGLKVDDLTDTLFPYLTQVEGLKLAAIAFEKDVAMLSCCVA, from the coding sequence ATGGCGCAATATAAAAAGCTTGATTTAGATGTTCGCGGCATGACGTGTGCCACTTGTCCTAACCATGTCGAAAGGGCACTCAGTCAGGTTGAAGGGGTTAAGTCTGTAGATATACCTAATTGGCAGTCGAGCAAGGCAACTGTTATCGCAGAAGCTGAAGTGTCCGAGGAAGCTCTAACAGCTTCCGTAGAGAGAGCCGGGTACCACGCTAGGGTTAAAACCGTTTCAATAGTTGATGACAACGTGGAACAAAGTGGTTCCACTTTTTCTAACGGACACGGGGAAAACAACTTTGATTTGCTGGTCATTGGTGCTGGATCAGCCGGATTTGCCGCAGCGATAAAGGGCGCAGACCTAGGATTTCGAGTCGGCATGGTCGGCCATGGCACTATTGGGGGAACTTGCGTCAATAGGGGTTGTGTACCTTCCAAGACCCTGATTAGAGCTGCCGAAGCCTGGCACAACGCAGGTCACCATCCCTTCAAAGGCATTAATACTCAGCAAGGCAATCTGGATTGGGAAACTGTTCGCTCCCAAAAAGATGAACTCATTTCGCAGATGCGCCAAAGCAGATATGCAGATGTTTTGGCTGCCTATCCCAACATCACCTACATTGAAGGCTTTGCCCAATTTACCGAAGGGGGAAAGGTGCAGGTAGGAGACACGCTTTATAAGGCCAATCGATACGTGATCGCAACAGGCGCGCAACCCCGTATGGTCAACTTTCCAGGGATTGAGGAAGCCGAACCACTGAATAGCACTACGTTGATGGAATTAGAGCAGTTGCCAAAGTCACTCATCATCTTGGGAGGGAGAGCTGTGGCTCTGGAATTAGGGCAAACAATGGCGCGCTTGGGTGTTAATGTTTTGATCCTTCAACGCAGTACTCGCCTGGTGCCGGACCATGAGCCCGAGATTGGTCGGGCAATAAAAGATTATTTGGAGCAAGAGGGGGTCAGCGTTATCACTGGTGTTGAAGTTGGGCGCTTGAGTCAAGATGGCGACACTCGATCTGTTCATGCCCGCGTGCTGGGGCAGGAGCGAGAATTCAAAGCCGATCAAATCCTGATGGCCCTTGGGCGAGAAGCCAACACAAAGGGTATGGGGTTGGAGAACAGGGATGTTGAGCTGGAGCAAAACGGCGCAATCGTTGTAGACAGATACATGCAAAGTTCCAATCCGGCGATTTATGCTACCGGTGATGTGACCACTAATCCAGAATTTGTATACGTGGCCGCTGCCGGAGGATCGATAGCGGCCCAAAATGCTCTCACGGACACAAAAAAGCCCCTTGATTTGTCAACTGTACCAGGCGTTATTTTTACCGACCCACAAATTGCAACCGTTGGATTGACGGAGGCCCAGGCCAAAATTGAGGGAATCAAAGTCAAAACCAGTACTGTCAGTCTTGAGTATGTAGCTCGGGCGCAGGCAGCCCGCGATACACGCGGTTTTATCAAGCTAGTAGCAGATGAAACAACCAACCGGCTTCTAGGCGCGCATATTCTTGCCGCTGAAGCGGGCGAGGTCATTCAATCCGCAACCTTGGCGATCAAGTTTGGTCTCAAAGTCGATGACTTAACAGATACCCTATTCCCGTACTTAACCCAGGTTGAGGGGCTAAAACTAGCAGCAATTGCTTTTGAAAAAGATGTTGCTATGCTTTCTTGCTGCGTAGCCTAA
- a CDS encoding EthD family reductase — translation MYKLVILIEPQDDAAHFDSRWPLFLAEAERMPGLRREVTSHIDRVLHGSYPIHMIHELYFDSLAAVAEAMGSPAGERAGQVLQEITAGKVTLLFADHLQDDLAHFRRGAADDAPPGDRA, via the coding sequence ATGTATAAATTGGTCATTTTGATCGAGCCGCAGGACGATGCGGCTCATTTTGACAGCCGCTGGCCACTATTTTTGGCCGAGGCCGAGCGCATGCCCGGCTTGCGCCGCGAGGTTACCAGCCATATTGATCGCGTGCTGCACGGCAGTTACCCCATCCACATGATCCATGAGCTGTACTTTGATTCGCTGGCGGCAGTCGCCGAGGCGATGGGCTCCCCGGCGGGTGAGCGTGCCGGCCAGGTGCTGCAGGAGATCACCGCGGGCAAGGTCACTTTGCTGTTTGCGGACCATTTGCAGGATGATCTGGCTCATTTTCGCCGCGGCGCGGCGGACGATGCCCCGCCCGGAGACCGGGCGTGA
- a CDS encoding enoyl-CoA hydratase/isomerase family protein, with product MADAMIARELKEGVLVLTLDRPKANAFTTAMAVELQNAFKDAKRDKAVRSILLQANGKLFSAGQDVTEFGGDGHVSFRKHLQKTYNPLVLQMRQLEKPILAAIQGAAAGAALGLALACDIRIGSPDARFVIGFSGIGLAPDSAVSLMLPAIIGLGRASQAAFYNEPISAEQALAWGLLNAVVPADALPQSAWEWALRLAQGPTNAMGLTKRAFNKALLANLEDVLDYEAHNQEVAGEGSDHKEGLAAFVEKRAPDYAKAAGN from the coding sequence ATGGCAGATGCAATGATCGCGCGCGAACTCAAGGAAGGCGTACTGGTACTCACGCTGGACCGGCCCAAGGCGAATGCATTCACTACCGCGATGGCGGTGGAGCTGCAAAACGCCTTTAAGGATGCCAAGCGTGACAAGGCGGTGCGCAGTATTCTGCTGCAGGCCAATGGCAAGCTTTTCAGCGCCGGGCAGGATGTAACTGAGTTTGGCGGAGACGGCCACGTCTCTTTCCGCAAGCATCTGCAAAAAACCTACAACCCGCTGGTGCTGCAAATGCGTCAACTGGAAAAGCCGATCCTGGCTGCCATCCAGGGCGCCGCCGCCGGGGCCGCGCTCGGCCTGGCGCTGGCCTGCGATATCCGCATCGGTTCACCCGACGCGCGCTTCGTCATCGGCTTCAGCGGCATTGGCCTGGCGCCTGATTCGGCGGTCTCGCTCATGCTACCGGCGATCATCGGCCTTGGCCGCGCCAGCCAGGCCGCGTTCTACAACGAGCCGATCAGCGCGGAACAAGCGCTGGCCTGGGGCCTGCTCAACGCCGTGGTGCCGGCTGACGCGCTGCCGCAAAGTGCCTGGGAGTGGGCGCTGCGCCTGGCACAAGGCCCCACCAACGCCATGGGCCTCACCAAGCGCGCCTTCAACAAAGCCTTACTCGCCAATTTGGAAGACGTATTGGATTACGAAGCCCACAACCAGGAAGTTGCCGGCGAGGGCAGTGACCACAAAGAAGGCCTGGCCGCCTTTGTGGAGAAACGCGCGCCGGACTACGCCAAGGCTGCGGGCAACTAG
- a CDS encoding replication initiation factor domain-containing protein, with product MAVLFRVHWLSVTIWGTKEYGLKMWQEWFEGVLGPMQAVGHGGRGFKSLFKALLEAKLYADPIAQAGNEGNPYFGLELPGSACDAVPDKLLQEFVIVLERWEKARITRLDLAWDGTPFTPEQVKEAVELEQMRSYLRREKMLYSISPYEKREDGQIGTSSLRLGSSQSTRMLRVYDKHGPVRLEMQTRAERADMIARDVLVKLPQLWVDRAISHLRDYVDFIEQETEKLLPWWNAFVNNQARAMKTVSDARTIELNRMLAWVDNQVSPTLSVLADVVGSQAIEAFVVSGRRKRGHKFNALLEASAKGGKAHGSSEEE from the coding sequence ATGGCAGTATTGTTCCGCGTGCATTGGCTCTCAGTCACGATCTGGGGCACCAAAGAGTATGGCCTCAAAATGTGGCAGGAATGGTTCGAGGGGGTATTGGGGCCAATGCAGGCAGTAGGACACGGAGGGAGAGGATTTAAGAGCTTGTTCAAAGCTCTCCTGGAAGCGAAGTTGTACGCAGACCCCATCGCCCAGGCAGGAAATGAGGGGAACCCATATTTTGGCCTTGAATTACCAGGCTCGGCCTGTGATGCCGTGCCGGATAAGCTGCTGCAAGAATTTGTCATCGTATTAGAGCGCTGGGAGAAAGCCAGGATCACCAGGTTGGACTTGGCCTGGGATGGTACTCCCTTCACGCCAGAGCAGGTCAAAGAAGCCGTTGAGCTGGAGCAGATGCGCTCCTATCTGCGGCGCGAAAAGATGCTGTACTCCATCTCCCCGTATGAGAAGCGTGAAGACGGTCAAATCGGCACCAGCTCCCTGCGGTTGGGCTCCAGCCAATCCACCAGGATGCTGCGCGTTTATGACAAGCATGGGCCTGTGAGGCTGGAAATGCAGACCCGTGCAGAACGGGCAGACATGATCGCCAGGGATGTGCTGGTCAAACTGCCTCAGTTGTGGGTGGACAGGGCTATATCTCATCTGCGAGATTATGTAGATTTCATCGAGCAAGAGACGGAGAAGCTTCTGCCTTGGTGGAACGCCTTTGTAAACAACCAAGCCAGAGCGATGAAGACCGTCTCGGATGCCCGCACCATCGAGCTCAACCGCATGCTGGCCTGGGTGGACAACCAGGTGTCGCCAACATTGAGCGTTTTAGCAGATGTAGTTGGCAGCCAGGCGATTGAAGCCTTTGTGGTGTCCGGTAGAAGGAAGCGCGGCCATAAATTCAATGCCTTGCTGGAGGCCAGTGCCAAGGGAGGGAAAGCGCATGGCAGCTCAGAAGAAGAATAA
- a CDS encoding enoyl-CoA hydratase/isomerase family protein, translating to MIDANSPLIRIERRERVALLILNRPQAMHALTRDLMVELTDALEQLDADPGVGAFVITGDARAFAAGADIKEMADASAVELLLKEHISPFDRIQHITKPIIAAVSGWCLGGGNELAMSCDMIVASESARFGQPEINLGVIPGAGGTQRLTRAVGKALAMEMVLNNRTLSAEEAQRYGLVNRVVPVERYLDEALQLAHEIAARAPLALRLGKEAVNRAFETHLANGIQEERRAFYFLFASEDQKEGMRAFGEKRKPDWKGK from the coding sequence ATGATAGACGCGAATAGCCCCCTGATTCGGATCGAACGGCGCGAACGGGTTGCTTTGCTCATCCTCAACCGGCCACAGGCGATGCACGCCTTGACGCGTGATCTGATGGTGGAGCTGACGGATGCGTTGGAGCAACTGGACGCTGACCCAGGGGTGGGCGCGTTTGTGATCACTGGCGATGCGCGGGCCTTTGCCGCCGGCGCCGACATCAAAGAAATGGCAGATGCCTCTGCGGTTGAATTGCTGCTCAAGGAGCATATTTCACCGTTTGATCGTATTCAGCATATAACCAAGCCGATCATTGCGGCAGTTTCCGGTTGGTGTTTGGGCGGTGGCAATGAATTGGCCATGTCGTGCGACATGATCGTAGCCTCCGAAAGCGCCCGCTTCGGCCAGCCCGAGATCAACCTTGGCGTGATCCCCGGTGCGGGGGGCACCCAGCGTCTGACGCGTGCGGTGGGCAAGGCACTGGCGATGGAGATGGTGCTGAACAATCGCACGCTCAGTGCCGAAGAGGCCCAGCGCTACGGCTTGGTAAACCGCGTCGTACCAGTGGAGCGTTATTTGGATGAGGCGCTGCAGTTGGCGCACGAGATTGCCGCGCGGGCCCCGTTGGCTCTGCGCCTCGGCAAAGAGGCGGTCAACCGCGCCTTTGAAACTCACTTGGCCAATGGAATTCAAGAGGAGCGCCGCGCCTTCTACTTCTTATTTGCTTCGGAAGATCAGAAGGAAGGGATGCGCGCTTTTGGTGAGAAGCGCAAACCAGACTGGAAGGGTAAATAG
- a CDS encoding MerR family transcriptional regulator: MKARIGDIMEIRELAERTGVPAKTIRYYEEINLLPSPSRKPNGYREYSEVDVDRLKLVTGARRLDLSLGDIKEILDLRDRQIAPCGVLLDLLDNKAKEINQRIIELQVLEKDLKQLFSLGLTFPADDVEGKNCVCHLVSQQAELESTYKR; encoded by the coding sequence ATGAAAGCCCGAATTGGAGACATTATGGAAATCCGCGAGTTGGCAGAAAGAACTGGTGTCCCGGCAAAAACAATTCGCTACTACGAGGAAATTAACTTATTGCCGTCACCATCACGCAAGCCTAATGGCTATCGAGAATATTCTGAAGTCGATGTAGATCGGCTGAAGTTAGTAACAGGTGCGAGGCGTCTGGATTTGTCCCTTGGTGACATCAAAGAAATCTTAGATCTGCGGGACCGACAAATCGCCCCGTGTGGCGTTTTGCTAGATTTGCTAGATAACAAAGCCAAAGAGATAAATCAAAGAATAATCGAGTTGCAGGTTTTGGAGAAAGATTTAAAACAGCTTTTTTCTCTTGGCCTCACCTTTCCAGCTGATGATGTAGAAGGAAAAAATTGTGTTTGTCATTTAGTCAGCCAACAAGCTGAATTAGAAAGTACGTACAAGAGGTGA
- a CDS encoding M23 family metallopeptidase, whose amino-acid sequence MSRRVVLGLAAVLGLALAVLAGVYIYNRYVPAAGRWALFQDLHTDRSLFTRYAIAPGSHCGTAPFAFPTHGVILGLWNQSYRFGHTHTGLDIFSGTQPGVTPVYAAYPGYLSRLPDWRSTVIIRIPSDPLQPGRQIWTYYTHMADVNGESFISAEFPAGTAEVYVAAGTFLGYMGNFSGEAGVPTGLHLHFSIVKDDGEGHFLNESRIGNTYDPSPYFNINLNHPRNPHEVPLCAGTSTVEKWNLVGNDE is encoded by the coding sequence GTGAGCCGGCGCGTGGTGCTGGGTTTGGCGGCGGTACTGGGCCTGGCCCTGGCTGTGCTAGCAGGGGTGTATATCTACAATCGTTATGTGCCAGCCGCTGGGCGTTGGGCGCTGTTTCAAGATCTGCATACCGACCGCAGCTTGTTCACGCGCTATGCGATTGCGCCCGGCAGCCATTGCGGCACGGCCCCCTTTGCCTTCCCTACGCATGGCGTCATTCTCGGCCTGTGGAACCAGTCGTACCGTTTTGGGCACACGCATACCGGGCTGGATATTTTCTCTGGCACGCAACCAGGGGTCACCCCGGTGTATGCCGCCTATCCGGGTTATCTCAGCCGGTTGCCCGATTGGCGTTCCACGGTGATCATTCGCATCCCCAGTGACCCTTTGCAACCGGGCCGCCAGATCTGGACCTATTACACGCACATGGCCGATGTGAACGGCGAGAGCTTTATCTCTGCCGAGTTCCCCGCCGGCACCGCAGAGGTGTATGTCGCGGCCGGCACCTTCTTGGGCTACATGGGCAACTTCTCTGGCGAAGCGGGCGTGCCCACCGGCTTGCATTTACATTTCTCGATCGTGAAAGATGATGGCGAAGGCCACTTCTTGAACGAGAGCCGCATTGGCAATACCTATGATCCATCGCCGTATTTCAATATAAACCTTAACCACCCGCGTAACCCGCACGAAGTACCACTGTGCGCCGGCACCAGCACGGTGGAGAAATGGAACCTGGTAGGCAACGATGAGTGA
- a CDS encoding SDR family NAD(P)-dependent oxidoreductase: MSERVVLVTGAGTRLGQELGRGFATAGWRVALNDLLPTRLDPLVALIQQAGGQAAAYPADLTRKLALQTMLQAVLEHWERVDALVFIPSVHPENGLLDLDEWDWHRTVDATLTAGFLITQSVGRVMRQLGGGAIAYAGVPAAAAPVYTAAAVGLQTLAQAAAAEFAAHHIRLAWYPEATAATLLAELAG; the protein is encoded by the coding sequence ATGAGTGAGCGTGTAGTACTTGTGACCGGGGCTGGTACCCGACTGGGCCAGGAGCTGGGGCGCGGTTTTGCCACCGCCGGCTGGCGCGTCGCACTGAATGACCTCTTACCCACCCGGCTGGATCCGTTGGTGGCTCTGATCCAGCAGGCGGGCGGCCAGGCCGCGGCCTACCCAGCCGATTTGACACGCAAGCTGGCGCTGCAGACGATGCTGCAAGCCGTGCTGGAACACTGGGAGCGCGTGGACGCTTTGGTGTTCATTCCCAGCGTGCATCCAGAGAATGGCCTTCTCGATCTAGACGAGTGGGATTGGCACCGCACCGTGGATGCTACGCTGACGGCTGGCTTTCTGATCACCCAGTCAGTCGGGCGCGTGATGCGCCAGTTGGGTGGCGGGGCGATCGCTTATGCCGGCGTGCCCGCCGCGGCGGCCCCGGTGTACACCGCCGCTGCCGTCGGACTGCAAACGCTGGCGCAGGCGGCCGCGGCCGAATTTGCCGCGCATCACATTCGCCTGGCTTGGTATCCCGAAGCCACGGCAGCTACGCTGCTGGCGGAGCTGGCCGGCTAG
- a CDS encoding rhomboid family intramembrane serine protease has translation MSEHPEGAGPPEAQPAQPLGRIQPRRVPVRLPQRKPVVVYALLALTLLVYAVQALTALGVLAWGNCPYFLSPDLPACYGMKVNELILQGQWWRLITPVLLHASLVHVAFNMYALYALGPELERMFGHAAFLALYLVSGFAGTVASFLMSAAASLGASTAVFGLLAAHAVFAYRNQRVFGRRAQAVVRSILQIAAINFLIGLSPGIDNWGHFGGLLGGLIFTFLSGPVFELRERPEALELVDRNAPNRIWLGALAVLLIFGAAAAGKLLA, from the coding sequence GTGAGCGAACACCCTGAAGGTGCCGGGCCACCCGAGGCCCAGCCAGCCCAGCCCTTGGGGCGCATCCAGCCCCGGCGCGTGCCGGTGCGATTACCGCAGCGCAAGCCAGTGGTGGTGTATGCGCTGTTGGCGCTGACGCTGCTGGTGTACGCGGTGCAAGCGCTCACCGCCCTCGGCGTATTGGCCTGGGGCAACTGCCCTTACTTCCTAAGCCCGGATTTGCCCGCCTGCTATGGCATGAAGGTCAATGAATTGATCTTGCAAGGGCAGTGGTGGCGTTTGATCACCCCAGTCTTATTGCATGCCAGCTTGGTGCATGTAGCTTTCAATATGTATGCCTTGTATGCCCTCGGGCCGGAGCTGGAGCGCATGTTTGGGCATGCTGCGTTCCTGGCGCTGTACCTGGTGAGCGGCTTTGCGGGCACGGTGGCTTCGTTCCTGATGAGCGCGGCCGCCTCATTGGGCGCTTCAACAGCGGTGTTCGGCTTGTTGGCGGCGCACGCCGTCTTTGCCTACCGCAATCAGCGCGTGTTTGGGCGGCGTGCCCAGGCGGTGGTGCGTAGCATTTTGCAGATTGCTGCGATCAACTTCCTGATTGGTCTTTCCCCTGGCATTGATAACTGGGGCCACTTTGGCGGCTTGCTCGGCGGGCTGATCTTCACCTTCCTGAGCGGCCCCGTCTTTGAGCTGCGCGAGCGCCCCGAGGCGCTGGAACTGGTGGATCGCAATGCGCCCAACCGAATTTGGCTGGGTGCATTGGCGGTCTTGCTGATCTTTGGCGCGGCGGCGGCCGGCAAGCTGCTGGCCTAA